Proteins encoded together in one Acidimicrobiales bacterium window:
- a CDS encoding DUF4350 domain-containing protein, translating to PLLRRLAGTERWSTEPARRATPLVPVPEVDGVTTVTSGGFGSWSDPGASLPVLAAGGATLATVTAAGRGRVVAVADPSVWQNRLLGQADNAAFALAAVGERGRPVEFAEAHHGYGRSRGPGVVPWRWRWAAGVALVAASVAVWSRGRRFGPPEDAERELPPARRAYVDAVAASLVRTRRPAESLAPLQDAARRRVTARAGLASDAGPDDLRRAAAGLGLEPADVDALLRPATTDDDVLAAGRALARLEAAGR from the coding sequence GCCCGCTGCTGCGGCGGCTGGCCGGGACGGAGCGGTGGTCGACCGAGCCCGCCCGGCGGGCCACGCCCCTGGTGCCGGTGCCGGAGGTCGACGGGGTGACGACGGTGACCTCCGGCGGGTTCGGGTCGTGGTCCGACCCGGGCGCGTCGCTGCCCGTGCTGGCCGCCGGCGGCGCCACCCTGGCGACGGTGACGGCGGCCGGCCGCGGCCGCGTGGTCGCCGTGGCCGACCCGTCGGTGTGGCAGAACCGCCTCCTCGGCCAGGCCGACAACGCCGCCTTCGCGCTGGCGGCGGTGGGGGAGCGGGGGCGGCCCGTCGAGTTCGCCGAGGCCCACCACGGCTACGGGCGTTCGCGCGGACCGGGGGTCGTGCCGTGGCGGTGGCGGTGGGCGGCGGGCGTCGCCCTGGTCGCCGCCTCCGTCGCCGTGTGGTCGCGGGGACGGCGGTTCGGCCCGCCCGAGGACGCCGAGCGCGAGCTCCCCCCGGCCCGGCGCGCCTACGTCGATGCGGTGGCCGCCTCGCTCGTCCGCACCCGCAGGCCGGCCGAGTCCCTCGCCCCCCTCCAGGACGCCGCCCGCCGCCGGGTCACGGCTCGCGCCGGCCTGGCGTCGGACGCCGGTCCCGACGACCTCCGCCGCGCCGCCGCCGGGCTCGGGCTGGAGCCGGCCGACGTCGACGCCCTCCTGCGCCCCGCCACGACGGACGACGACGTCCTGGCCGCGGGCAGGGCGCTGGCCCGCCTCGAAGCGGCGGGCCGGTGA
- a CDS encoding AAA family ATPase, with the protein MTGDGGALRSLRDAVTAEVSRVVVGQDGVVEVVLAAMAVGGHVLLEGVPGVAKTLLANATARALGLEFRRIQFTPDMLPSDITGTMTLRDRELVFRPGPVFANLVLADEVNRTPPKTQAALLEAMQERQVSVEGEPRPLPDPFLVVATQNPIEYEGTYPLPEAQLDRFLVKVDVGYPSEADELAMLQLARSGVDPVTLDDVEPVAGRGALAAARRETDETVVSAEVAAYVGALVRRTRQLPSVALGASPRAAVHLLAASRAAARLAGRAFVTPDDVIRMAAPVLRHRLLLRPEAELERYLPDDAVANAVAAVPVPR; encoded by the coding sequence GTGACCGGCGACGGTGGCGCCCTGCGCTCCCTGCGGGACGCGGTGACGGCGGAGGTGTCGCGGGTCGTCGTCGGCCAGGACGGGGTGGTCGAGGTCGTGCTGGCGGCCATGGCCGTCGGGGGCCACGTCCTGCTGGAGGGCGTGCCCGGGGTGGCCAAGACGCTCCTGGCCAACGCCACCGCCCGGGCCCTGGGCCTGGAGTTCCGGCGCATCCAGTTCACCCCCGACATGCTGCCGTCCGACATCACCGGCACGATGACCCTGCGCGACCGCGAACTGGTGTTCCGGCCCGGGCCGGTGTTCGCCAACCTGGTGCTGGCCGACGAGGTCAACCGCACGCCGCCCAAGACCCAGGCCGCCCTGCTGGAGGCCATGCAGGAGCGGCAGGTGAGCGTGGAGGGCGAGCCCCGCCCGCTGCCCGACCCGTTCCTCGTGGTCGCCACCCAAAACCCCATCGAGTACGAGGGCACCTACCCCCTGCCCGAGGCCCAGCTCGACCGCTTCCTCGTGAAGGTGGACGTGGGCTACCCGTCGGAGGCCGACGAGCTGGCCATGCTCCAGCTGGCCCGCAGCGGTGTCGACCCCGTCACCCTGGACGACGTCGAGCCGGTGGCGGGGCGGGGCGCCCTGGCCGCCGCCCGCCGGGAGACGGACGAGACGGTGGTGAGCGCCGAGGTGGCGGCGTACGTGGGGGCCCTCGTCCGGCGCACCCGCCAGCTGCCGAGCGTCGCCCTGGGGGCGAGCCCCCGGGCCGCCGTCCACCTCCTCGCCGCCTCCCGGGCCGCCGCCCGCCTGGCCGGCCGGGCCTTCGTCACCCCGGACGACGTCATCCGCATGGCCGCCCCCGTCCTGCGTCACCGCCTCCTGCTGCGGCCCGAGGCGGAGCTGGAGCGCTACCTCCCCGACGACGCGGTGGCGAACGCGGTGGCCGCCGTCCCCGTCCCCCGGTGA